The window TCGTGGCTGATATCGCGGGGCAGCTTGGCGCAGAAGCGGAAGTTCGCCGGCATGGTCTGCGCCCAGCGCTTCAGGGTCTCGGCATTGGGCCGGGCATAGAAGGTGGTGTTGCCTTCCACCGCGTTGAAGACCTGGGAATAGAAGCCCAGCGTCTCGGCGGCGCGCAGGTCGGCGGGGTAGAAGGTGCCGCGCCAGGCCGGCTCGTTCCACGAGGGACAGCCCAGGTAGTACGGCAGACTCATGAAATCAGGCGTAGAGGTCGAGACCCAGGACTTCCTGGCCCTCGTACTGGCCGCCCATGCTGGCGGTGCTGGTGTAGCTGGCGAGCGCCTGGGCCGCGCGGGAGCTCAACGGACGCTGGTAATCGAGGTTGTCGCGCAGGGTGGCCGGCACGCTGTAGCTGCTGGCGTTGCCGGCTTCGACGCGGCGGACCTGTGGCTGCTGCTCGAAGCCCTGGCTGGCCGATGTCGGCGCGGGCTGCTCGCGGCGAGACTCGACATCACGCTGCACGTCCCGATAGGGCGTGACTGCAGTGCCCGTGCGGGCAGTGCGCTCAGGCGCCTGGGAAGTGGAAACGAGACCGTCGATACGCATGGCGAAAAACTCGGTGGGAATACATTCACTCTAGCGAGCGGGTGCAATCCGGGTCAATTGGCTTGGATCAGGCCTTCTTGGGTGTCGCCACGTTGTCGCGCAGATAAACCGGCTGGGCCTGCTCCGCGTCAACCGCCTCGCCGCGCGCCCAGGCGAACTCGGCCAGGGTCAGCAGGTCCTCGGCGTGGGGCAGCAGGCTGGCGTCGTGGGCCGCGACTTTCACCGCCAGGCGCGCTTCGAAACCCCAGCCGGTGCCGGAGCCGAACCATTCACCCTGGGCATCACGCGGCAGCGCCACGCCTTCGGGCGGCAGTACCGCCTCGGCGCCGGCCGGGCGCATCTCGCCCTGCTCCAGGCGATAGCAACCCCAGTACACCTCGTCCATGCGCGCGTCGATGGCCGAGGCCACCTGGGTCGCGCCGTGCTCACGGTAGGCGCGCTGGGCCAGCACGGCCAGGTCGGAGATCGGCAGCACCGGCTTCTGCAATGCGAAGGCCAGGCCCTGGACCACGCCGATGGCGATGCGCACGCCGGTGAAGGCGCCGGGGCCACGGCCGAAGGCGATGGCCTCCACGGCGGACAGTTCGATACCGGCCTCGCCGAGGATGTCCTGCACCATCGGCAGCAGCCGCTGGGCGTGCAGGCGCGGGATCACCTCGTGGCGAACATACCGGCGGCCGTCATGCAGCAGCGCGACGGAACAGGCTTCGGTCGAGGTATCCAGGGCCAGCAGCGTGGGCATGGTTTTATCCAACAGGCGATGAAAAAGGGCGGGCATTATAAACGCCAAAGGCCCGCATTGTGCGGGCCTTTGGCATTGCGCGGGGCAATCAGCTGAGGGCGGCGAACACCTTGGCGGTGATCTGCTCCACCGAGCCGACACCTTCGACGCAGGTGTACTTCGGGGTGCCTTCGACGGCGGCCAGCTTCTGGTAGAAATCGACCAGCGGCTTGGTCTGCGAGTGGTAGACCGACAGGCGGTGACGCACGGTTTCTTCCTTGTCGTCTTCGCGCTGGATCAGGTCTTCGCCGGTCACGTCATCCTTGCCTTCCACCTTCGGCGGGTTGTGCTGGATGTGGTAGACGCGGCCCGAGGCCGGGTGAACGCGGCGACCGGCCATGCGGCCGACGATTTCCTCGTCGTCCACGGCGATCTCGATCACGTTGTCGATGGTGACACCGGCTTCCTTCATGGCTTCAGCCTGGGGAATGGTGCGCGGGAAACCGTCGAACAGGAAACCCTTGGCGCAGTCGGGTTGAGCGATGCGCTCTTTCACCAGGTTGATGATCAGGTCATCGGAGACCAGACCGCCGGCGTCCATCACGCTCTTGGCCTTCAGGCCCAGCTCGGTGCCCGCCTTGACCGCCGCACGCAGCATGTCGCCGGTGGAGATCTGCGGAATGCCGAACTTCTCAGTGATGAAGCGAGCCTGGGTACCTTTGCCGGCACCGGGCGCCCCGAGCAGAATCACACGCATCGATATGCTCCTTAATACTTGTTAAGCGAAATCACGGATCCGCCTCATGGGGCCAATCTCATCATGCTTTAAATGGCGCAAAGGCGCGCCGAAAGGTTGCTCACGATACACAGCGGCCCCCCACCACACAAGCCGCCCCTGGCGACCCTGAAAGCCAGTCGAGGGCCGGCGAATCACCCTCGATCAGCCATCAAATTACCGCCATTTCGCCCTTGCGCAATCCACCATTGGTGGGGGGTCGCACAGCCTCAGCCGGTGTTGCGCAGACCGGCGGCGATGCCTGCCACCGTGACCAGCAGCGCCTGCTCCAGACCGCCGCAGGCGTCGCCCGCGCAACGTCGGGAACGGGCAAGGAGCTCAGCCTGGAGCAGGTGCAAAGGGTCCAGGTAGGTGTTACGCACGCCGATCGACTCGCGGGTCTCGGCGGCGTTGCCGAGCAACTGGGATTGCCCAGTCAGCCCCAGTACCACGCGCACCGACTGCGACAATAGGTCGCGTAAATGTGCACCTAATGGTCGCAGTTCCGATTGCACCAGACGCTCGTCGTAGAGTTGGGCGATTTCCCGGTCGGCCTTGGCCAGCACCATCTCCAGCATGTCGATGCGGGTGGTGAAGAACGGCCACTCCTTGCGCATGCGCCCCAGCAGCGCGCCTTCGCCCCGTTCGATGGCGTTCAGCAGCGCCTCCTCCCAGCCGAGCCAGGCCGGCAGCATCAGGCGCGTCTGGGTCCAGGCGAAGATCCACGGAATCGCCCGCAGGCTTTCCACCCCGCCCTCGCGGCGCTTGGCCGGACGGCTGCCCAGTGGCAGGCGGCCCAGCTCCTGCTCCGGCGTGGCCTCGCGGAAGTAGTCGACGAACTGCGGGTTCTCCCGCACCACCGCACGGTAGGCGGCGAGGCCATCGGCGGCCAGCCGGTCCATCTCCTCGCGCCAGGCGGGCTCCGGCACCGGCGGCGGCTGCAGCGTGGCTTCCAGCACCGCGGCGAGATAGAGGTTGAGATTCTGCTCGGCGATACCCGGCAGGCCGAACTTGAAGCGGATCATCTCGCCCTGCTCGGTGGTGCGGAAACGCCCGGCCACCGAGCCCGGCGGCTGCGAGAGGATCGCCGCGTGGGCCGGGCCGCCGCCACGGCCGACGGTGCCGCCGCGGCCATGGAACAGCAGCAGCTCGACGCCGTGGCTGCGGCAGATATCCACCAGCGCCTCCTGCGCCCGGTACTGCGCCCAGGCCGCGGCCAGGGTGCCGGCGTCCTTGGCCGAATCGGAGTAGCCGATCATCACTTCCTGCGGGCCGGCGAGGCCCGTGCGGTAGCTGTCCAGGCTAAGCAGGCGATCGATGCAGGGGCCGGCGTTGTCCAGGTCATCCAGGGTCTCGAACAGCGGTACCACGCGCATCGGCCGCTGCAGCCCGCACTCCTTGAGCAGCAACTGCACGGCGAGCACGTCGGAGGGCTGCCCGGCCATCGAGATCACGTAGGAACCCAGCGACGCCGCCGGCGCCTCGGCCACCACCCGGCAGGTCGCCAGGACTTCGGCGGTTTCCGGCGATGCCGCGTAGTTCGCCGGCAGCAGGGGGCGACGACTGGCGAGTTCTTCCAGGAGGAATTCCTGGCGCACGGCTTCGTCCCACTCGGCGTAGTTGCCCAGGCCGAGGTATTCGGTGATTTCGCTCATTGCCCTGGCGTGGCGCGTGGAGTCCTGGCGCACGTCCAGGCGCACCAGGAACAGGCCGAAGGTGGCCGCGCGGCGCAGGGAGTCGAGCAGCGCGCCGTCGGCGATCACGCCCATGCCGCAGTCCTGCAGCGAGCGGTAGCAGAGCTGCAGCGGTTCGAGCAGCTCGCGGTTGTCCTGCAGCACCTCCGCGCCCGGCGCCTCGCCACTGTGAATGGCCCGCTCGGCCCAGGCGCGGGTAGCGCGCAGGCGTTCGCGCAGTTGCTTGAGCAGCGCGCGATAGGGTTCGGCAACCTCCCCCACCTCAGCGCGCAGTTCGTCGCTGGCCTGCTGCATGGACAGGTCCGAGGCCAGGCTATCGACATCGCGCAGGTACAGGTCGGCGGCCATCCAGCGCGCCAGCAGCAGGACTTCGCGGGTGATGGCGGCGGTGACATTGGGGTTGCCGTCGCGGTCCCCGCCCATCCAGGAGGCGAAGCGGATCGGCGCGGCGGAGAGTGGCAAACGCTCGCCCAGCGTCTGTTGCAGGGTGGCGTCGACATGCCGGAGGAAGGCCGGCAGCGCCTGCCACAGGGAATGTTCGATGACCGCGAAGCCCCATTTGGCCTCATCCACCGGGGTCGGCCGGGTGCGGCGGATTTCCTCGGTGTGCCAGGCCTCGGCGACCAGCCGTTGCAGGCGCCCGCGCACCGCTTCGCGCTCCTCCGGCAGCAGGTCGGTGTGATCGTCGGCCGCCAGTTGCGCGGACATCGCGTCGTATTTCTGGATCAGGGTGCGCCGTGCCACTTCCGTGGGGTGCGCGGTCAGCACCAGCTCGATCTCCAGCGCCGCCACCTGCCGCGCCAAGCCTTCGGCACCCAGGCCGGACTTGCGCAGGCGGCCGAGCAGCTCGCCCAGCACGCGGTTCTCGAAGGGCTCCGGCTCCTTGGGCGTGCGCCGCCGGATGCGGTGGTATTGCTCGGCGATGTTGGCCAGGTTGAGGAACTGGTTGAAGGCCCGCGCCACCGGCAGCAGCTCGTCCTCTCCCAGCGCGTCGAGGGTCGCCGTCAGTTGCCGGGCGCCTTCCGCCGAGCCGCGCCGCGCGGCCTTGGCGCCGGTGCGGATGAGTTCGATCTTGTCGAGGAAGCCTTGTCCGTACTGGGCGCGGATGGTCTGCCCCAGCAACTCGCCCAACAGGTGAACGTCCTCGCGCAGGCGCGCATCGATATCCGGCATGACGGGTCTCCTTGTGCTGAGAGTTTTACAGTGCCGCTGGCGACACCGGCTGACAAGCGTGCGACGAACGCCAGCCATCCAGCTCGGACAGCGACTAGGCTCAAAGTGATCCCGAGGCCATCGGGAAAACCTGCCGGCGGACCCACGAGGCCCGTCCCACACGCCCGCCACGAACGGGCTACAGAGGTGAACATGAAAATCCGCGATCTGGTACGCCATTGGGAACAGAACGCCAGGGGGCGCATGACCAAGCATCACTACAGCATCCCGCTGGACGTGGAAACCGCCGCGCGGCTGGCCGCCCTGCATGACATGTATCCCAAGCGCAGCGTTGAGGAGATCCTGGGGGAGCTGGTCGGCTCGGCGCTGGAAGAGCTGGAAGCGAGCTTCCCCTACGTGAAGGGGCAGAAGGTGGTGGCGCAGGACGAACAGGGTGACCCGATCTACGAGGACATCGGCCCGACGCCGCGCTTCCTGCAGCTGTCGCGCAAGTACCTGCATGAATTGACGGAGGCCAAGGAGTCGAACCACTCCTGAAAGAAAGCGCCCCGGCAATCGCCGGGGCGTTTTGCTTTACCCGTAGGAGCGAGCTTGCTCGCGAACCCGCCCAGCCCAGGAGCTACCTGGAAGTGCGTAGGGCGTACAACCGTTCACGGTTGTACGCCGATACACCTCGACCAGCCCTGGCTCCGCAGTTGTACTCGAAGTCCCGTGAAACGGCGTATAACGCGAAGCGTTATACGCCCTACGTTCAATGCCGGCCGTGGACGCCCGGCACGTGCAGATGCCCCGCCTCCGAGCAAGCCTCCGGAATCACCGACGGCTCCGCCGGCTGCTCCAGCTCGCGCAGGATGCCGCAGTCCTCGCTGCTGCCATCGCCGCTGCAACGGGCGCGCAGGTCGCGCAATTGCTGGCTGAGCGATTGCAGTTCGGCAATCCGAACCTCGACATGGTGCAGGTGCTCGTCGATCAGCCGGTTGGCGGTGCCGCAGTCGGATTCGGGGCGGTCGCGCAGGCCGAGCAGGATGCGGATTTCGTCCTGGGTCATGTCCAGCGAACGGCAATGGCGGATGAACGACAGCCGCTCCACATGGATCGCATCGTACTGCCGGTAGTTGCCCTCGCTACGCGACGGCTCCGGCAGCAGGCCTTCGCGCTCGTAGTAGCGGATGGTCTCCACCGGGCAACCGGTCAGTTTCGCCAGTTCACCGATCTTCATCTTCGACCTCCTGGTTAAAGACAGTCTTGACTCTGTAGTTACTACAGGGTGTGCAATCAGTGGCAACTCGTCAAACAGGAACGGACGACATGACTGCCAATCGCCAGGGGCCGATCATCCACGGCCCCGTCCAGGATCAGCAACACAGCGACGCCGCGAGTTGCTGCGGCTGCGACAAGGGCGCGCTGCTGCGCGCGCCGGCAGTTGCACCTGCCCATCATGCGCATGACCACGACCACGACCACGGCGAGGATCACAGCGCGCTGGCCCGTGACGCTGCAACCGCGGTGAGCGGCGCCGCCAGCGGCGAGCTGCGCTGGACCAGCCTGCGCATCGAAGCCATGGACTGCCCCACCGAGGAACGCCTGCTGCGTGACGCCCTCGGACGCGTGTCGGCGGTGGAAAACCTCGACTTCAACCTGATGCAGCGCCTGCTGCGCGTGCAGCACCGTTTCGACAGCATCGAACCGCTGCAGAAACTGGTGGCTTCGCTGGGCATGCAGGCCGAGCCGCTGGACGACGACGCCCCAGTCGCAGCCCCCGCCGCCAAGCAGAAACCCTGGTGGCCACTGGCGCTGGCCGGCGTGGCCGCGGCGGCATCGGAGTTCTTCGAATGGTTCGCCATCGGCCCGCAGTGGCTGGTGGCGGCGCTGGCGGTGGCGGCCATCCTCGGCGCCGGCCTGCCGACCTACCGCAAGGGCTGGATCGCGCTGAAGAACCGCAACCTGAACATCAACGCGCTGATGAGCATCGCCGTGACCGGCGCCATGCTGATCGGCCAGTGGCCGGAAGCGGCGATGGTCGCCGTGCTGTTCGCCATCGCCGAACTGATCGAAGCCAAGTCCCTGGAGCGTGCGCGCAACGCCATTCGTGGCCTGCTGCAACTGGCGCCGGAACAGGCCACGGTGCAGGTGGACGGTGAATGGAAGGAACTGCCCGCCAAGTCCGTCACCCTCGGTGCGCGGGTACGCGTGCGCCCCGGCGAACGCATCGCGCTGGATGGCGAGGTGCTCGACGGCCGCTCCAGCGTCAACCAGGCGCCCATCACCGGCGAGAGCCTGCCGGTGGAGAAACAGGCGGGCGATACGCTGTTCGCCGGCACCATCAACGGTGAGAGCGCACTGGAATACCGCGTCACTCGCGTCGCCGACGACAGCACCCTGGCGCGTATCATCCACGCCGTGGAAGAGGCCCAGGGCTCGCGGGCGCCGACCCAGCGCTTCGTCGACCAGTTCTCGCGCATCTACACGCCGGTGGTGTTCCTCATCGCCATCGCCACCGCCCTGCTGCCGCCGCTGTTCTTCGGCGGAGCCTGGCTGGACTGGGTGTACCGCGCCCTGGTACTGCTGGTGATCGCCTGCCCCTGCGCCCTGGTGATCTCCACCCCGGTGACCATCGTCAGCGGCCTTTCGGCGGCTGCGCGTCTGGGCATCCTGATCAAGGGCGGGGTATTCCTCGAACTGGGCCGCTCGCTGGACTGGATCGCCCTGGACAAGACCGGCACCCTGACCGAAGGCCGCCCGCGCCAGACCGACTACACGACGCTGCGTGAACTGGCCGGAGCCGATGTGCGCGTCCTCGCCGCCAGCCTGGCTGCGCGCTCCGATCACCCGGTCTCACAGGCCGTGGCCCGCGCCGCCGAAGCGGACAATCTCGCGCTCTACGGCGTCGGCGAGCTGACCGCCCTGCCCGGCCGTGGCGTGAAGGGCGAGATCGATGGCCGTCTCTATCACCTGGGCAACCACCGTCTGGTGGAGGAACTCGGTCTCTGCTCGAAAGCGCTGGAAGCCCG of the Pseudomonas sp. PSE14 genome contains:
- the tsaB gene encoding tRNA (adenosine(37)-N6)-threonylcarbamoyltransferase complex dimerization subunit type 1 TsaB, yielding MPTLLALDTSTEACSVALLHDGRRYVRHEVIPRLHAQRLLPMVQDILGEAGIELSAVEAIAFGRGPGAFTGVRIAIGVVQGLAFALQKPVLPISDLAVLAQRAYREHGATQVASAIDARMDEVYWGCYRLEQGEMRPAGAEAVLPPEGVALPRDAQGEWFGSGTGWGFEARLAVKVAAHDASLLPHAEDLLTLAEFAWARGEAVDAEQAQPVYLRDNVATPKKA
- the adk gene encoding adenylate kinase; translation: MRVILLGAPGAGKGTQARFITEKFGIPQISTGDMLRAAVKAGTELGLKAKSVMDAGGLVSDDLIINLVKERIAQPDCAKGFLFDGFPRTIPQAEAMKEAGVTIDNVIEIAVDDEEIVGRMAGRRVHPASGRVYHIQHNPPKVEGKDDVTGEDLIQREDDKEETVRHRLSVYHSQTKPLVDFYQKLAAVEGTPKYTCVEGVGSVEQITAKVFAALS
- the ppc gene encoding phosphoenolpyruvate carboxylase, with amino-acid sequence MPDIDARLREDVHLLGELLGQTIRAQYGQGFLDKIELIRTGAKAARRGSAEGARQLTATLDALGEDELLPVARAFNQFLNLANIAEQYHRIRRRTPKEPEPFENRVLGELLGRLRKSGLGAEGLARQVAALEIELVLTAHPTEVARRTLIQKYDAMSAQLAADDHTDLLPEEREAVRGRLQRLVAEAWHTEEIRRTRPTPVDEAKWGFAVIEHSLWQALPAFLRHVDATLQQTLGERLPLSAAPIRFASWMGGDRDGNPNVTAAITREVLLLARWMAADLYLRDVDSLASDLSMQQASDELRAEVGEVAEPYRALLKQLRERLRATRAWAERAIHSGEAPGAEVLQDNRELLEPLQLCYRSLQDCGMGVIADGALLDSLRRAATFGLFLVRLDVRQDSTRHARAMSEITEYLGLGNYAEWDEAVRQEFLLEELASRRPLLPANYAASPETAEVLATCRVVAEAPAASLGSYVISMAGQPSDVLAVQLLLKECGLQRPMRVVPLFETLDDLDNAGPCIDRLLSLDSYRTGLAGPQEVMIGYSDSAKDAGTLAAAWAQYRAQEALVDICRSHGVELLLFHGRGGTVGRGGGPAHAAILSQPPGSVAGRFRTTEQGEMIRFKFGLPGIAEQNLNLYLAAVLEATLQPPPVPEPAWREEMDRLAADGLAAYRAVVRENPQFVDYFREATPEQELGRLPLGSRPAKRREGGVESLRAIPWIFAWTQTRLMLPAWLGWEEALLNAIERGEGALLGRMRKEWPFFTTRIDMLEMVLAKADREIAQLYDERLVQSELRPLGAHLRDLLSQSVRVVLGLTGQSQLLGNAAETRESIGVRNTYLDPLHLLQAELLARSRRCAGDACGGLEQALLVTVAGIAAGLRNTG
- a CDS encoding pilin assembly protein; its protein translation is MKIRDLVRHWEQNARGRMTKHHYSIPLDVETAARLAALHDMYPKRSVEEILGELVGSALEELEASFPYVKGQKVVAQDEQGDPIYEDIGPTPRFLQLSRKYLHELTEAKESNHS
- the cadR gene encoding Cd(II)/Pb(II)-responsive transcriptional regulator, translated to MKIGELAKLTGCPVETIRYYEREGLLPEPSRSEGNYRQYDAIHVERLSFIRHCRSLDMTQDEIRILLGLRDRPESDCGTANRLIDEHLHHVEVRIAELQSLSQQLRDLRARCSGDGSSEDCGILRELEQPAEPSVIPEACSEAGHLHVPGVHGRH
- a CDS encoding heavy metal translocating P-type ATPase — encoded protein: MTANRQGPIIHGPVQDQQHSDAASCCGCDKGALLRAPAVAPAHHAHDHDHDHGEDHSALARDAATAVSGAASGELRWTSLRIEAMDCPTEERLLRDALGRVSAVENLDFNLMQRLLRVQHRFDSIEPLQKLVASLGMQAEPLDDDAPVAAPAAKQKPWWPLALAGVAAAASEFFEWFAIGPQWLVAALAVAAILGAGLPTYRKGWIALKNRNLNINALMSIAVTGAMLIGQWPEAAMVAVLFAIAELIEAKSLERARNAIRGLLQLAPEQATVQVDGEWKELPAKSVTLGARVRVRPGERIALDGEVLDGRSSVNQAPITGESLPVEKQAGDTLFAGTINGESALEYRVTRVADDSTLARIIHAVEEAQGSRAPTQRFVDQFSRIYTPVVFLIAIATALLPPLFFGGAWLDWVYRALVLLVIACPCALVISTPVTIVSGLSAAARLGILIKGGVFLELGRSLDWIALDKTGTLTEGRPRQTDYTTLRELAGADVRVLAASLAARSDHPVSQAVARAAEADNLALYGVGELTALPGRGVKGEIDGRLYHLGNHRLVEELGLCSKALEARLDALEQQGKTVIVLLDAEGPLALFAVADAVKETSREAVAQLHELGVKTLMLTGDNPHTAAAIGAQVGIDAAQGNLLPEDKLNEVKQHQEGGRRVGMVGDGINDAPALARADIGFAMGAAGTDTAIETAGVALMDDDLRKLPSFIRLSRQTHRVLIQNISLALGIKAVFLALTLAGEGTLWMAVFADMGASLLVVFNGLRLLRYQG